Part of the Salinimonas iocasae genome, GTTGCCCGGTCAGCTCTTCATACACGACATCAGAAATACGATGCGCATACTGACGAAAGTCTGATGCATTAATCACAGCCTCGCGCTTAACGATGACATGATCGTTACCGCGCTTGCCACCTGTGGCCTGGCCTCTTAGTACATCAATCAGCTCATAACGAACCTTGTAGCGATTACCGCCCTGCTGCTCAATACTACCGACCAATAAGGTATCGATGCCTTTTCCTGCCCAGCCGGAATAACTCACATCGTTTGCCGTAGAGGGGTACTGAGGCATCTCGTCAGGCGCCATCGGGTTAAACTTGCCGCTTCGCATTAAATCAGCGCGAACGACCGAAGCAAGTTCGCCGGGCAATTCGCCATTACCTTTCCAGCTAAAGGGCACCACCCCGATAGGCCGTGCATTATCTACACCTTCAGTTATTACAATTTCCAGCGAGGCATTAGCACCTGTGGTGATAAACACCAGTGCTGCAGCCAACCATAATCGCATTGTCGTTTTAATCACTACAGTTCCACCGTTAAATTTATATCTTTAAGTTCCTGGTACACATCTGGTTCATCAGACATGGGTAATTTATCGGGCCGCCTTACCGCAGCTTCTGCCGCGCGGCACAGCGCCGGATCACCACTTAATGTCTGCACCTGCGTTACAAAGCCTGTGGTCGCCAATCGAATATTCAGCCTGCACTGTTTTCCTTCGTAGGCAGAGTCGTTGTACAGGTTTCTGACAATGGTTTGTTGAATCATTGCCTTGTATCGATCCGTTTCAGAAAGAACTTGCTGACGGCGGCGCTGTCTCTGCGCGGCCTGCTCCGCCTCGCGTTGCTCTCGCTCCAGCCTTTCCTGCTCTGCTCGCTCCTGTGCTTCCTTGCGCTTACGCTCTGCTTCGGCGCGCTCACGCGCCTCGCGCTCCTTACGTTTTTTGGCCTTTTGCGCGGCTAGACGTTCCAGTTCTTTTTGACGCTTGGCTTCTTCCGCTTTCTTTTGCTTTGCAGCCTTGGCAGCACGCTCAGCGTTGATACGCCGCTGTCGTTCAGCTTCCGCCTTACGAGCAGCCTCGGCGGCATCGCGCTTACGCTGCGCTTCAGCTTCTGCCTGCGCTTTTGCCTCGGCTTCAGCTTTCTGCTGATCCGCTATAGCCTGCGCGTCAATAAAAGTCGCTTTAATTACCGGCTGACTGGGCGCTGGCGAGGGCAGCGGATCAGGTGAGAAACTGACGCTGATAAGTAACACCGCAGCAATAGCTGCATGAATGCCCAGCGACTTATACAACGCTGATTTGTCGTCAGGCCATCGCGCCTTGCGAAAAAATGAGGGTCTTTTCTTGGGCATGCTGTCAGGACTCAACCGGATCAGTCATTAAACCTACTGAGGGAACACCCGCGTTTTGCAGCAAGACCATCAGCTCTATTACTTTATCGTAGGCAACTTTGCCATCCCCTTTCACTACCACCGGGGTATTTGGCGTCTGTTTCAATTGCTCCTGCACAATTGCTGCCAAGTCGTCACCTGCAAGCGGCGATTCCTGCGCATCGCCAACATTCAGATAAAATTTACCTTCAACATCAACCGACGCAATTAGCGGCGGAACATCTTCCTGTTCAATGGGCTGTGCACTTGCCTTAGGTAGATCCACCTTTACGCCCTGAGAAATCAGCGGCGCGGTTACCATAAAAATAATCAGTAACACCAGCATGACATCAATGTAGGGTACAACATTGATTTCCGACACCGGCCGGCGGCGTTTGCGTATATACATGCTAAACTCCTGGACGATTAATGAGTATCAGCTGGCTTGCTGATGCTGAGCAGCGATAGCCTGGCGGTGCAGAATTGCCGAAAACTCTTCCATAAAGTTGCCGTAGCTGTTTTCCATTTTCTCAACCTTGTTACTGAACCGGTTGTAAGCAATAACCGCAGGAATAGCTGCAAACAGGCCGATAGCGGTAGCAATCAGCGCCTCTGCGATACCGGGCGCGACCATTGCCAGCGTCGCCTGCTGTACCTCACCCAGCGCAATAAACGCATTCATGATCCCCCATACCGTGCCAAACAGGCCGATATAAGGACTAATGGAACCCGCTGTAGCAAGGAAAGGAAGGTGATTTTCGAGCCCATCAACTTCGCGCGACATTCTTACGCGCATCGCACGGTATGTACCATCGACAATACCATTAACGGCGGTATTGCCTTTACGCAATCGGACAAACTCTTTGAAGCCAGCACAGAATATTGCTGACATACCAGTCAGATTAGAACGCGCTGACAGCTCCTGATACAGACGATTCAAATCTGCACCAGACCAGAACTTATCTTCGAACTGGCGCATTTCGCTTTGCGCTGCTTTCAGCGCTTTCGTCCGCTGGAATATAAATGTCCAGGAAGCGACCGAAACGCCCATAAGTAACAACATAACCAGCTGAACAACAAAGCTGGCCTGCAAAAACAAACCAATAAAGGTTAAATCAGATTCCACGCGATAAATCCCCTAACAAAGTGCGTGGTATTTTTCTGGCTTTCATTTTCACCTGATCCACGCACGCAACCCTAATATCAGCGTCAACCAACAGATCGCCGCTTTCATTTTTTATTTTCTGGTGAAACACCAGACTAGCGCCTTTCAATTCTACAATCTGCGTATTAATACTCAACAATTGATTAAAACGCGCAGGCGCATAGTTATTCATTTCGACCTTTTTGACGACAAATGCCACGGATTGTTCCAATAACACATCTTGGTCATACCCCAACTCCCGCAGCCATTCCGTGCGGGCTCGTTCGAAAAACTTCAGATAATTCGCATAATATACAATGCCGCCTGCGTCTGTATCTTCGTAATACACCCTAATCGGCCAATTGTGCATAGTTATTCTTTCCAACCTAATAAAATTAATAGTTACACATCAACAAACAGAGCCATCTGCGTTAAAATTAGCCGCTTATTATGCTGCCTGAGCCCTATATTCTGTAGACATTTAATCATACCGACAAGATTTTATAACAGGCAGTTAACAGATTAAAAATTCTAATCTGAAAATATAATTTTCCTCAGTTGTGGCTTTTCAAATCTCCCTTATAATGCGCGTCATCTGTCACACAGACATCACGGCAAACAGCCTGATGGTTGAGTTTTCTCCTGTTAGACATGAGTTCCCTGGAATTATTTCCTTCAACACTTGTTGTTTTGGCCCGTTCATTTGAGCGGGCTTTTTTTATGCCCGAATATAAATTAAAAGCGCCTGTCAGGGCGCTTCTATGGGAAAACCAAAGTGCAAAAATGCACGTTGCTGGACAATACGCCCCCGCGGGGTTCGCTGTAAAAATCCCTGTTGGATAAGAAACGGCTCAATAACATCCTCAATCGTTTCTTTTTCTTCCCCAATTGCGGCAGCAAGATTGTCCAGCCCCACCGGTCCTCCATCAAATTTTTCGATGATAGCCAGCAGCAACTTTCTGTCCATGTAGTCAAAACCTTCTTTATCTACATCCAGCATATCAAGCGCCGAGGCCGCTACCTCAGCGGTAACGCTTCCATCAGCTTTAATTTGTGCAAAATCCCGTACACGTCGCAACAGACGATTTGCAATTCGCGGTGTGCCTCTGGAGCGGCGAGCTACTTCTAAAGCTCCCCCTTCATCCATATCCAGATTCAGATAATGCGCGCTGCGGCTGATAATAGTGGTTAAATCCTTAACCGAATAGAACTCCAGGCGCTGCACAATACCAAATCTGTCACGCAGGGGCGATGTCAGAGAGCCGGCCCGGGTAGTGGCACCAATAAGCGTAAAGGGAGGCAAATCGAGTTTAATAGAGCGTGCTGCAGGGCCTTCACCAATCATAATATCCAGCTGATAATCTTCCATTGCCGGATAAAGAATCTCTTCAACAACAGGGCTCAGACGATGGATTTCATCAATGAAAAGCACATCGTTTCGCTCCAGGTTGGTAAGAAGCGCAGCTAAGTCACCGGCTTTTTCCAGTACCGGCCCTGAAGTCGTTTTGATGCTAACGTCCATTTCGTTAGCCACGATATTGGCCAGCGTCGTCTTGCCCAGGCCGGGGGGACCAAAAATCAGTAAGTGGTCTAGCGCGTCCTCTCGGTTTCTGGCTGCCTGGATAAAAATTTCCATCTGCTCACGCACATGCTGCTGTCCCGTATAGTCGTCCAGCATTTTCGGCCGGATAGCACGGTCAATAACATCCTCATCAGCACTGGCTGTAGTCGCATCTATTAGTCGGTCTGCTTCAATCATAAGTAATCCTGTTTACAGTGCCGCTTTTAATGCTTCACGTATGACCGCTTCGCTGTCCATTTCATCCTGATAAACCCCTGCTACCATTTTGCTCGCCTGAGCAGGTTTATATCCCAGTGAGACAAGTGCGCTGGCGGCTTCTTCTCTGACATCGTTGACCGGCACCATCGTTTGGCCGGGCGACTCGTCCATCGGTAGCGTTGGCAGCGATATATCCTGTGCTTTGCCAAACTTGGCAAGACGATCTTTGAGCTCGACAACCAGTCGTTCCGCGGTTTTTTTGCCTATACCCGGCATCGCCACCAGCGCGCTGACGTCTTCATGCTGAACAGCACTTAAAAACTGACTGGCAGACATGCCCGATAGAATTGTCAGTCCCAGTTTTGGTCCTACACCGTTTGCCTTAATAAGCTCGCGAAACAATCCGCGCTCCATTTTATCGGCAAAGCCAAAGAGCAGCTGGGCGTCTTCGCGCACCACAAAATGCGTGTATACAGTCACTTCTTCACCGGCTGCAGGTAGCTGATAAAAACTGGTCATCGGCATTTGGATCTCATATCCCATGCCTGCCACATCGACTACAATTTCCGGTGGTTGTTTTTCAAGTAATTTACCGCGGATCTGACCTATCATACTGCTTACCTCTTACCGGAGCCGGCCGCGGACCGTTTTACGGGCCTGCCCCGCCAGCTTAACTAAACTCTGTTCTGAATGGGCGTGACATAATGCTACTGCCAGCGCGTCTGCCGCATCAGCCTGCGGCGTGCCGGGCAAATCCAGCAGGTGCCTGACCATATGCTGTACCTGTGTTTTTTCCGCGCTTCCTTTCCCCACCACGGCTTGTTTAATCTGACGCGCTGAGTATTCTGCCACCGGCAGCGTGGCCTGAGTTGCCGCCACGATTGCCGCTCCCCTGGCCTGCCCCAGCTTTAATGCTGAATCCGGATTTCGCGCCATAAAAACCTGCTCGATGGCAAATTGCTGAGGTTGGTACTGACGAATAATCTCGCTTACGCTGGTATAAATTTGTGCCAGACGTTCAGGCAGCTGCTCTGCCTTTAACCTGATGCAACCACTGCCAACATAAACCAGCTTACCCTGTTTTCGGGCAATTAATCCGTAGCCAGTGATGCGGGAACCTGGATCTATACCCAGTATTATCATTATTTTGCTTCCGGTACAAATGTCTCAACTGCCTCAACATTGGTTGGCGACCACAGTCGCGCTAATGCATCAGCCTTGGAAAGCCACTCGTACGCTGAATGTTCGGTGAGAGTTAATGCTGCTTCGCTGTTTACCTGAGCAGTGAAAACGTGCTCCCGGTTATAACGTGTACCCGGCGGGTAGCGGTGCAGCCATTTTTCGCGGATCTTAAATAGGTTGGTGGTCTGTTGATCCACAATATCCTGCTCATCTGGCTTTAGTTGCAGCCCGGTTTCTTCGGCCACCTCACGATACGCAGTTTGCAAAGCGGTTTCACCGGCCTCTATTGTGCCGGTGACCGACTGCCAGAAATCAGCATCATCGTTACGTTGCATAACAAGCACGCGGTGCTGAAAATCGTACAGCACCACTAATACTGACTCTGGTCGTTTCAACGACATTTAATCAGTGCTTTTTTTAACTACATCAATGGCAAGGTCTGCCAGTTGCTGAGGATTTGCCGCACTAGGCGCATCGGTTAACGGACAGGCTGCAGTTGTGGTTTTCGGAAAAGCCATCACATCTCGAATAGACGTAGCGCCAGTCATCAGCATAACCAGACGATCCAGACCAAACGCCAGCCCGGCGTGAGGAGGTGCGCCGAACTGCAACGCTTCTAACAGGAAGCCAAACTTGTTTTGGGCTTCTTCTTCGTCAATGCCCAGCACGGTAAAGACCGCCTGCTGCATTTGCTGATCGTGAATACGGACCGAGCCTCCGCCTAATTCAACGCCATTAAGTACCATATCGTAGGCATCGGAAAGCGCCTCTGACGGATTATCGATTAATTCCTGAGCATCAACACCACGAGGGGCAGTAAAGGGGTGATGCAGTGCATGCATCTGTCCGTCAGCTTCCTCAAACATGGGGAAGTCGACAACCCATAACGGTTTCCATTCACCTTCCAGCAGTTCAAAGTCTTCGCCCAGTTTAAGACGTAACGCGCCCATGGCTTCGGTGACGACTGTTGCGCTATCTGCACCAAACAGCAGGATATCGCCCTGCTCTGCACCTGTACGCGCAATGATAGCATCGGTGATATCTTCACTAAGGAATTTCAGAATAGGCGATTGCAGGCCTTCCTGCCCTTGTGCCTTCTCATTAATTTTTATCCACGCCAGTCCTTTCGCGCCATAGATACCAGCAAACTTAGTGTACTCATCAATCTGTTTACGCGACATACTGGCACCGCCAGGTACACGGATAACCGCTACGCGCCCTTTGTCATCATTTGCAGGGCCGCTGAAGACTTTAAACTCAACAGTTTTCAGTAGATCTGCAACATCCACCAGCTCAAGGGGGTTACGCAAATCAGGCTTATCACTGCCGTACCGCTGCATCGCTTCTGCGTATGTCATACGCGGGAAGTCACCTAAATCCACATCCAGCATCTTCATAAACAAATCGCGAATCATGCCTTCAGTAATCTTCATCACGCCGTTAGCATCAAGGAATGTGGTTTCCAAATCGATTTGGGTAAATTCCGGCTGGCGGTCAGCACGTAAATCTTCATCACGGAAGCACTTTACAATCTGATAGTAACGATCCATGCCTGACATCATCAGCAACTGCTTAAATAGCTGCGGAGACTGAGGCAGAGCAAAGAATTCGCCTTTGTGCGTGCGGCTTGGAACCAGATAATCCCGCGCACCTTCAGGGGTTGCTTTAGTCAGAATGGGCGTTTCAATATCCAAAAAGCCGTCGTCTTCTAAATAGCGACGTACTGCGGCTGTCACCTGAGCACGGAATTTAAGACGCTGGCTCATAAGCGGGCGACGCAGATCGAGATAGCGATAACGTAGTCGCTGTTCTTCAGAGTTTTCCTGATTCCAGTCCAGCGGCAGCACTGCTGACTTGCTGAATATTTCCAGCCCCGTACCAAGAATTTCGATAGCCCCCGTGCGCATGGCATCGTTAATTTGCCCTTCAGGACGTGCACGAACCTTACCGGTCAGCTTTACACAGAACTCACTGCGCAGTTTATTCGCTTCTTCGAGTACTTCAGGTAAATCCGGGTCGAAGACCACCTGAACGATACCTTCACGATCACGCAGATCGATAAAAATCAGGCCGCCTAAATCGCGGCGCTTATTCACCCACCCGCAAAGAGTGACTTCTTGTCCTACATAAGATGAATCGATGTTCCCACAGTAATCTGTGCGCATGGTCGCTGACCCCTGGTTGTTTTACTAAGCTGTGCCACGAGAATTTGCTTGTTTTACCCGTTATTACCTGCTTAAAGCGGCAATGTGTTAAAAAAGCTATCGGGCAATCAGTTGCTATATGTCAAAATAAGGCCGCATAGTATAAACAAATGCGATTTAAAGCCCAATGAGAAATCAACATTTCCCTGACCACGATTTGCCTGCACCACTTTATCTGGGCTTACCGATATGGCAGCACCCCAGCTGGCCTGCCCTGTGGTTGCCACAGACTCAGGCTCGAAACAATGCACTGCAGGCTTATGCTGCACACTTTAGCAGTGTAGAGGGTAACAGCACGTTTTATGCCCTGCCCGACAATGCGACCTGCCAGCGCTGGTATGAAAGTGTGCCAGCAAACTTCAGGTTTACATTTAAGATTCATCAGGACGTAAGCCACGCAGACAACATTTTGATTAATGCTGACACGCTGGGCTCTCAGCTTTCATCATTAACTGACTTGAAAGAAAAGCTGGGCCCGCTGATGCTTCAGCTGCCAGCACGCTTTTCGCCTGCGCGCCTGGATGAGCTGGCGCAGTTTATTTCAAAATGGCCCAAAGCGTTTTGTCTGGCCGTAGAAGTCCGTCATCCCGCTTTTTTTGAAAAAGGTGATGCCGAAAAATCGCTGAATAAACTATTAAAAGACGCCGGCGTGAATCGGGTGATGATGGATACCAGGGCCTTATTCAGCGAGCAGATATTGTCTGAGGCGATGTTAGATGCGCGTGAGAAAAAACCGCGTCTACCACTTCATGTATGGGCAAGTGCCGGGCAACCGGTTGTGCGGTTTGTCGGTCACGATGATGATGAGATTAATAAACAGTGTTTGTTGCCATGGGTGAATAAGTGTCATACGTGGCGGATGGCGGGAATATCGCCGTACGTGTTTTTACATCGTGCTGATAACAAAGATGCGCCATGGCTGGCGCATCTGTTTATTAATTTGTATAACGAGCTTTATCCTGAACAGGCGTTGCCGGAGATTGGTTTATCGGCGCAGCCTGACCAGCAGGCACTATTCTGAGGAGTTTCTGAAATCCCCTGCATCAAGCTCGTGTTTTTTCATTAATTTATGCATATCGGTGCGGTTTCGGCCAGCCAGTTCAGCTGCTCGCGTTACATTACCGTCCGTCATTTTAAGCAGTTTGTATAAATATTGCTGTTCAAAGGCATCTCTTGCCTCGGTGAGGGTCGGCCAACTCTGTTTAGTAGCTGACAATGCCTGCTCTACCAGGTGTAAAGGAATGACCGGCGTTTGTGTTAACGCCACGCATTGCTCTACAACATTCACGAGTTGTCTTACGTTGCCCGGCCAGTCAGACTTAACCAGGTGTTGCATGGCATCATCCGAGAACTGGGTAACGTTCACACCATGGCGCTGGCCACTTTGCTGTAATAAGGTTCTGGCCAGAAGCGGAATATCTTCGCTGCGCTCTTTCAACGAGGGCAATTTCAGGTTTACCACGTTAAGACGGTAGTACAAATCTTCGCGGAATGTGCCCTCTTCCATCTCTTTGTGCAAATCTTTATGCGTTGCAGAGATAATGCGTACATCAATATCCACATGTTTACTACTGCCAACCGGACGAATCTGACGCTCCTGCAATGCCCGCAGTAATTTAACCTGCAGTGTCATTGGCATATCGCCGATCTCATCCAGAAACAGTGTGCCGCCGTTGGCTTCTCTGAACAGACCCGGCGCTGCCTGTACGGCGCCGGTAAACGCGCCTTTGGCGTGACCAAACAGTTCAGACTCAAGCAGATTCTCTGGCAATGCGCCGCAGTTGATAGCTACAAACGGCATATCAGAACGGTTGCTGGCCCGGTGAATTGCATTTGCCAGAAGCTCTTTACCGGTACCACTGGCACCGCTTATCAATACACTAACCTCGCGCTGGGCAATACGGTATGCCTGATCCAGTACGTTGGTCATTTCCGGAGCACGGGTGATGATATCCTGGCACCATTCACCTGGCTGCGCGGCCTGAGACTGGCTTAACGCTTTGTTCAGCAGGTTACGCAGTTCGTCATGATCGACCGGCTTGGGCAAAAACCCGAAGACACCGCGTTGGGTCGCCGCAACAGCGTCAGAAATAGTGCCGTGAGCGGTCATGAGAATAACCGGGATATCCTTGCGAATTCCCATTATTTCCTCGAACAGACTCAGCCCGTCCAGACCAGGCATTCTCAGGTCACTAAGAACAACGTCATATTCTTCACTACGAATCTTCTTTAACGCTGCCTGTCCGTCTTCAACCGCCGTTACACCAAATCCTTCTCCCTCAAGACGGATTGTTAGCAGGCGTAATAAACTTTTATCATCATCCACCAACAATAACTGCGGATTTGCTTTTACGGATTCACTCACTGCTGGTTACCTCTGTTTTTATCCATCAATGTCGCTTCTACTTCTAATAATTCTTCAAGCTTTTTGCGCTGAGCCTCTAACTCTTCTTTAAGCGCCTCGCTGGATTGTGCCTGCTCGGCGTTGACTTTGTTTAGCACCACGAGGGCTGACTCTAATTCCAGCATCTCGTTATTCGGCGCAATCACCATGGTCTCAACTAACGGCGCTATGTTGCTTTGCAGTTTTGGCTTCAGGATGTTCAGCCAATGCTGCGCACGGAGCCTGTCCTGATAAGGGGTATCTACCGGTAATGAAAGCAGAATCTTTTTGAGCAAATCCGGCGTAGAGTCACCAAGATTAGCAATCGCCTGCTTACGATCCGGCCAGCTTGTTTTATCAGCGCTGAGCCAGATACCAGCCCAATGCAAAAAGTCACACTGATGATCAAACTCTTCATGCTCTGGCGAAACCAGACAAAAATCATCGCTGTCATCAATAACCACGATAGGCTGCGGCTCATTTTTTTCAGGTGGAGCCGGCTCGGATTGCTGTAATCCCGCACACCCAGTCAGTACTGCTATGAAAGGCAGTAAAATCAATTTTTTCATTATTGTTTTACCTCACGCGGGATAGTCACTCTAAAACACACATCAGCATCTTCAACATCAACCACTGACACATCGCCATGCATCAGTTTTGCGCAATCTGAAACAATGGATAATCCCAGTCCTGTTCCAATAACATTGTCGTTGCGCGGGTCATCACCTCGGGTAAATGGTTCAAACAAGCGTTTGACCGCATCCGGCGCAATCCGTTTACCCCGATTTGCCACATCCAGTACTGTATTGCCATCCTTTTGATAAATCGACAAATTTATAGGTCGTCCAATCGCGCCATGCGCGACAGCATTGGAAATCAGGTTATCCAGAATGCGGCGGTATAACTCTTCATCCACCACGATGCTACTGGTGCGAATATCAACCGTTACTTCACGGTCTTGTAATGCAAGGGCATAGTCTTCCAGGCAGTCTTTGACCATTTGATTAGGGTCAACATCGGTGAAGGTAGGCTGCGCCTGTTGCAACAGGAGATTATAATCTAAAAGTTTCTCAACCAGTGTATTTAATCGTTGAGTGCTGGATGTCAGCAGAGAAAGCACCTCCACCTGCTGAGTATTTAGTTCACCTACGACATTCTCTGACAGCAAACTACACCCTTCTTTAATACTGGCAAGCGGCGTTTTCAATTCGTGCGCAGCGTGTCTGAGTAATGCTGTACGAATGTGCTCCAGTTGCTGCAAGCGATCAGATAACCAGTGAAGATCTTTCTCCACCCCGATGAGCTCTGATGGCGCATGGGTAGATAGTGGCGGCAACTCCCCCTGTTGACGGGCCAGCATGCGAATGATGAGTTTAAGCTTTTTAACCGGATTAACGATTAACTGACTTCCAAGCAAAATCAATAACAGCGACACACTGACTAACATGGCTGTGGACCAAGCCTGTTTCGCCTGCATGGCGTTTAAATCTTCCTGCTGAATGGCAAGGCGCTGTTGAATGGCAGTGTCGACATCCTGTCGCATTGCAGACACATTATTACTGAGTGAATTTAAATACGCACTAAGCAACATTGTATCGTCGATGTTGCGAAAGGTTTTAAGCTGGGTGATATCTTTCTTTAAGGTCGAACAGGTACTGCTTTGCGGAAGCGTTTCGCAAATAGCTTTGAGCGCATCAATAAACTGAACAATTGCATTGTCACTAAGTTCAGCGACCGTTTCATTTTGAATGATGGCGTATTGGCGAAGCGCGCGCTCCAAGTCAATGGACGCTTCATCAAGTTGCTGCATCAAACCTACAACATTGACAACATACCGCGTCTCGACGCTGGTCATCTGTCCGACTTTGGCTAAATCATTTTGACTTTGCCAAAGCAACGCAATGAGAGGTACCAGTGCCAGTACAAAGCTGGCCAGTGTTAATTGTCGTAAAGAACCGAGTCGCACTGCTTACTCTCTGATAGTAAATCGGCCATTGAGAATGGCACACCCCAGAATTGCGAGCAAGTCAGACGAGTACTTCGTTGCTTCATAATCCTTTGATAATTAAGACTGTGTTGTCACTTTCGCAACATATTCGCCTTCAGCTAATTCTTCTTCGCTTAACTTGCCGTCGCGGTTATTATCCATAGCACCGAATCTGCGCAGCAGCGCTGTGTCACTCACCGCTTCTTTAAGCGATACCTGACCGTCCTTATCGACGTCAAGACGGGCGATAGTTTCGTTTTGTGCATGGGCATTGGCTATAGCAATAGATTGTACCGCAATTGCAGTCAAAAGTATTAGTAAAAGCTTTTCTACACGTTTCATGTGTCCTCCTGATTCAGCAACTGCCGGTTGGCGTCGGCCTGTTGCTAACATTGCTGACCCGATAATCAGCATGTACCGGTTAACTTTCAAAAGAGCTAACAGCAGTAACCATGCCAGATCAAAAAACAGCCTAATTATCATAGCATTAGTATAAGAAGGGTGAAGTTATGAAACGGTGGTGTTGCAAATAGCGAACACCACAACAGTCAATTTGAAGCCTGGCGGCTGGCAGAATCGGAAAAAGAAAAGCGCGCCGGCAGATTAGCAACCTCTTCCAGGGGTATTGGCTTACTGAACAGATATCCCTGAACGTGGTCACATCCGTGTTCAAGCAGGTATTCCCACTGACTGACATGCTCAATGCCTTCTGCACAAATAGTCAGGGAGAGCCGTTTAGCCAGGTCAATAATCGAGTTGGTTACCAGACGACTACGATCCGAGGTGCCTAACTCGCGCACAAACTGACGGTCGATT contains:
- the tolQ gene encoding protein TolQ, with translation MESDLTFIGLFLQASFVVQLVMLLLMGVSVASWTFIFQRTKALKAAQSEMRQFEDKFWSGADLNRLYQELSARSNLTGMSAIFCAGFKEFVRLRKGNTAVNGIVDGTYRAMRVRMSREVDGLENHLPFLATAGSISPYIGLFGTVWGIMNAFIALGEVQQATLAMVAPGIAEALIATAIGLFAAIPAVIAYNRFSNKVEKMENSYGNFMEEFSAILHRQAIAAQHQQAS
- the ruvA gene encoding Holliday junction branch migration protein RuvA codes for the protein MIGQIRGKLLEKQPPEIVVDVAGMGYEIQMPMTSFYQLPAAGEEVTVYTHFVVREDAQLLFGFADKMERGLFRELIKANGVGPKLGLTILSGMSASQFLSAVQHEDVSALVAMPGIGKKTAERLVVELKDRLAKFGKAQDISLPTLPMDESPGQTMVPVNDVREEAASALVSLGYKPAQASKMVAGVYQDEMDSEAVIREALKAAL
- a CDS encoding DUF72 domain-containing protein encodes the protein MRNQHFPDHDLPAPLYLGLPIWQHPSWPALWLPQTQARNNALQAYAAHFSSVEGNSTFYALPDNATCQRWYESVPANFRFTFKIHQDVSHADNILINADTLGSQLSSLTDLKEKLGPLMLQLPARFSPARLDELAQFISKWPKAFCLAVEVRHPAFFEKGDAEKSLNKLLKDAGVNRVMMDTRALFSEQILSEAMLDAREKKPRLPLHVWASAGQPVVRFVGHDDDEINKQCLLPWVNKCHTWRMAGISPYVFLHRADNKDAPWLAHLFINLYNELYPEQALPEIGLSAQPDQQALF
- the ruvB gene encoding Holliday junction branch migration DNA helicase RuvB — encoded protein: MIEADRLIDATTASADEDVIDRAIRPKMLDDYTGQQHVREQMEIFIQAARNREDALDHLLIFGPPGLGKTTLANIVANEMDVSIKTTSGPVLEKAGDLAALLTNLERNDVLFIDEIHRLSPVVEEILYPAMEDYQLDIMIGEGPAARSIKLDLPPFTLIGATTRAGSLTSPLRDRFGIVQRLEFYSVKDLTTIISRSAHYLNLDMDEGGALEVARRSRGTPRIANRLLRRVRDFAQIKADGSVTAEVAASALDMLDVDKEGFDYMDRKLLLAIIEKFDGGPVGLDNLAAAIGEEKETIEDVIEPFLIQQGFLQRTPRGRIVQQRAFLHFGFPIEAP
- the tolA gene encoding cell envelope integrity protein TolA gives rise to the protein MPKKRPSFFRKARWPDDKSALYKSLGIHAAIAAVLLISVSFSPDPLPSPAPSQPVIKATFIDAQAIADQQKAEAEAKAQAEAEAQRKRDAAEAARKAEAERQRRINAERAAKAAKQKKAEEAKRQKELERLAAQKAKKRKEREARERAEAERKRKEAQERAEQERLEREQREAEQAAQRQRRRQQVLSETDRYKAMIQQTIVRNLYNDSAYEGKQCRLNIRLATTGFVTQVQTLSGDPALCRAAEAAVRRPDKLPMSDEPDVYQELKDINLTVEL
- the tolR gene encoding protein TolR, with amino-acid sequence MYIRKRRRPVSEINVVPYIDVMLVLLIIFMVTAPLISQGVKVDLPKASAQPIEQEDVPPLIASVDVEGKFYLNVGDAQESPLAGDDLAAIVQEQLKQTPNTPVVVKGDGKVAYDKVIELMVLLQNAGVPSVGLMTDPVES
- the nudB gene encoding dihydroneopterin triphosphate diphosphatase; the encoded protein is MSLKRPESVLVVLYDFQHRVLVMQRNDDADFWQSVTGTIEAGETALQTAYREVAEETGLQLKPDEQDIVDQQTTNLFKIREKWLHRYPPGTRYNREHVFTAQVNSEAALTLTEHSAYEWLSKADALARLWSPTNVEAVETFVPEAK
- the ybgC gene encoding tol-pal system-associated acyl-CoA thioesterase, whose translation is MHNWPIRVYYEDTDAGGIVYYANYLKFFERARTEWLRELGYDQDVLLEQSVAFVVKKVEMNNYAPARFNQLLSINTQIVELKGASLVFHQKIKNESGDLLVDADIRVACVDQVKMKARKIPRTLLGDLSRGI
- the ruvC gene encoding crossover junction endodeoxyribonuclease RuvC; protein product: MIILGIDPGSRITGYGLIARKQGKLVYVGSGCIRLKAEQLPERLAQIYTSVSEIIRQYQPQQFAIEQVFMARNPDSALKLGQARGAAIVAATQATLPVAEYSARQIKQAVVGKGSAEKTQVQHMVRHLLDLPGTPQADAADALAVALCHAHSEQSLVKLAGQARKTVRGRLR
- the aspS gene encoding aspartate--tRNA ligase — protein: MRTDYCGNIDSSYVGQEVTLCGWVNKRRDLGGLIFIDLRDREGIVQVVFDPDLPEVLEEANKLRSEFCVKLTGKVRARPEGQINDAMRTGAIEILGTGLEIFSKSAVLPLDWNQENSEEQRLRYRYLDLRRPLMSQRLKFRAQVTAAVRRYLEDDGFLDIETPILTKATPEGARDYLVPSRTHKGEFFALPQSPQLFKQLLMMSGMDRYYQIVKCFRDEDLRADRQPEFTQIDLETTFLDANGVMKITEGMIRDLFMKMLDVDLGDFPRMTYAEAMQRYGSDKPDLRNPLELVDVADLLKTVEFKVFSGPANDDKGRVAVIRVPGGASMSRKQIDEYTKFAGIYGAKGLAWIKINEKAQGQEGLQSPILKFLSEDITDAIIARTGAEQGDILLFGADSATVVTEAMGALRLKLGEDFELLEGEWKPLWVVDFPMFEEADGQMHALHHPFTAPRGVDAQELIDNPSEALSDAYDMVLNGVELGGGSVRIHDQQMQQAVFTVLGIDEEEAQNKFGFLLEALQFGAPPHAGLAFGLDRLVMLMTGATSIRDVMAFPKTTTAACPLTDAPSAANPQQLADLAIDVVKKSTD